From the genome of Winogradskyella forsetii, one region includes:
- a CDS encoding tryptophan 2,3-dioxygenase family protein: MHDLHKFDNIVKELQKKYIAIDQDTDDHLYGLLYSKPITYWDYIQTDALLNLQIQRTTLPDEMVFIAYHQINELIFKMILWEISQVAEKEDIDVTFFESKLMRISRYFDMLSTSFNIMREGMEVEQYMKFRYTLTPASGFQSAQYRLIEFASTELINLIDYRFRKDIDRETPFTHAFEHLYWQAAGKDHKTGKKSTLLVNFEKRYKDEFLRFMETYNTKNLWTRFKELPEKDQKNEELVKAMRHYDYTVNVSWVMAHYNAAKHYIDSGIGDGEATGGSDWKKYMHPKYQKRIFFPELWSEEELENWGNNL, translated from the coding sequence ATGCACGATTTACATAAATTCGATAATATTGTAAAAGAACTTCAAAAGAAGTATATAGCAATTGACCAAGACACAGACGACCATTTATACGGCTTACTTTATAGCAAACCCATAACTTATTGGGATTACATACAAACAGATGCGCTACTGAATTTGCAAATTCAACGGACAACGCTTCCAGATGAAATGGTATTTATAGCTTATCATCAAATTAACGAATTGATTTTTAAAATGATACTTTGGGAAATTTCCCAAGTCGCAGAAAAAGAAGATATCGACGTTACTTTTTTTGAAAGTAAACTGATGAGAATTAGCCGTTATTTCGATATGCTATCCACGTCTTTCAACATTATGAGAGAGGGTATGGAAGTAGAGCAGTATATGAAATTTAGATATACCCTCACTCCAGCAAGTGGTTTTCAAAGCGCTCAATACAGACTTATTGAGTTTGCTTCTACAGAATTAATCAATCTTATTGATTATAGATTTAGAAAAGATATTGATAGAGAGACACCGTTTACACATGCTTTTGAACATTTATATTGGCAAGCGGCAGGAAAAGACCATAAAACAGGGAAAAAATCCACACTTTTAGTTAATTTTGAAAAACGTTACAAAGATGAGTTTTTAAGGTTTATGGAAACCTATAACACTAAAAATCTTTGGACACGTTTTAAAGAGTTGCCTGAAAAGGATCAAAAAAATGAAGAGCTTGTAAAAGCCATGCGGCATTACGATTACACCGTTAACGTAAGCTGGGTAATGGCACACTACAACGCAGCCAAACATTATATTGATAGCGGCATTGGAGATGGAGAAGCAACAGGAGGAAGTGACTGGAAAAAATACATGCATCCAAAATATCAGAAACGTATTTTTTTCCCAGAACTGTGGAGCGAAGAAGAATTAGAAAATTGGGGAAATAATTTATAA
- a CDS encoding M23 family metallopeptidase, with protein MQLRNSLAIVIIAASLWTCKEDNSAEVAYEKEEAEIVEEEKILEFGFDINNYIVKRDTIQKGDSFGEILQRNNIGYPDIFKIAEVTKDTFDIRKLHPGKPYTLLFSKESEKDSLPSPETFIYQADQVKYVVINLKDSIHAYTNKKPVTFVEKTATGIIESSISSTLEEKGLSQKLAYKMADDIYAWTIDFRRLQKGDRFKVLYTDKYIDDTIYAGVHHVKAAYFEHNGDSLYAFEFETDSVKGIRDYFNENAKNLRRAFLKAPVQFSRISSRYNLKRRIAVYGYKVRPHKGTDFAAPIGTPIMATANGTVIESTRRGGNGKYVKIRHNDTYSTQYLHMSRQAVKKGQFVKQGDIIGYVGMTGNTGGPHVCYRFWKNGSQVDPFKQKLPEAKPISDSLKVKFLDHIKPIKQRLDNIFFLEAEPKETENNISEDLTTDIQ; from the coding sequence ATGCAATTAAGAAATAGCCTGGCAATAGTCATTATTGCTGCAAGTTTATGGACATGTAAAGAAGATAATTCTGCCGAAGTCGCTTACGAAAAAGAAGAAGCCGAAATTGTTGAAGAAGAAAAGATTCTTGAATTTGGTTTCGATATCAATAACTATATTGTAAAGCGGGATACCATTCAAAAAGGTGATAGTTTTGGTGAAATTCTTCAACGTAATAATATTGGCTATCCTGATATTTTTAAAATAGCAGAGGTCACTAAAGACACTTTCGATATCAGAAAACTTCATCCAGGAAAACCGTATACCTTGCTGTTTTCAAAAGAGTCTGAAAAGGATAGTCTTCCCAGTCCAGAAACTTTTATTTACCAGGCAGATCAAGTGAAATATGTGGTCATAAATTTAAAAGATTCCATTCATGCTTACACCAACAAAAAACCAGTAACTTTTGTTGAAAAAACAGCGACTGGTATTATAGAAAGTAGTATTTCCTCAACTTTAGAGGAAAAAGGATTAAGTCAGAAATTAGCCTATAAAATGGCGGATGATATTTATGCCTGGACTATAGATTTTAGAAGGTTGCAAAAAGGCGACCGTTTCAAGGTGCTTTATACGGACAAATACATTGATGACACTATTTATGCTGGTGTCCATCATGTTAAAGCCGCTTATTTTGAGCATAACGGCGATTCTTTATATGCTTTCGAATTTGAAACCGATTCTGTAAAAGGCATTCGGGATTACTTTAATGAAAACGCAAAAAATCTAAGACGTGCTTTTTTAAAGGCACCTGTACAGTTTAGTAGAATATCATCTCGTTATAACCTGAAACGCCGTATTGCAGTTTATGGTTATAAAGTCCGTCCGCATAAAGGAACCGATTTTGCTGCACCAATTGGTACACCGATTATGGCAACTGCCAATGGAACCGTAATCGAATCTACGCGACGCGGTGGCAACGGAAAATATGTGAAAATTAGGCATAATGATACCTATTCTACTCAATATTTGCACATGAGCAGACAAGCGGTTAAAAAAGGCCAATTTGTAAAACAAGGCGATATAATTGGTTATGTCGGTATGACAGGAAATACAGGTGGTCCACATGTGTGCTACCGTTTCTGGAAAAATGGAAGTCAGGTAGATCCATTTAAACAAAAGCTGCCGGAAGCCAAACCAATTTCAGACAGTTTAAAAGTGAAATTCCTAGACCATATAAAACCTATAAAGCAACGCCTGGACAATATTTTCTTCTTAGAAGCTGAGCCAAAGGAAACAGAAAACAACATAAGCGAAGATTTAACAACAGACATACAATAA
- the pgi gene encoding glucose-6-phosphate isomerase, with protein sequence MALKATNPTTTEAWKKLQAHFETIKSQHLKDMFKNDAERANGLTVKWEDFFVDFSKNRITTETIDLLIELAKEVHLKNAISKYFDGDVINATEGRAVLHTALRAPKEAKVLVDGENVIPEVHEVKKKIENFTNAVVSGTHKGHTGKAITDVVNIGIGGSDLGPAMVVDSLQFYKNQLTTHFVSNVDGDHYQEVIKNLNPETTLFVIVSKTFTTQETLSNANSIRAWFLGSQPKEAVSKHFVAVSTNIESVKNFGIDEANIFPMKDWVGGRFSLWSAVGLSISLALGHKHFESLLDGAHKMDEHFRTTDFNENIPVISALLTVWYNNFFQSESEAIIPYTQYLNQFATYLQQGIMESNGKSIDRAGNKVNYQTGTLIWGEPGTNSQHAFFQLIHQGTKLIPTDFIGFVNSLYGNKDHHDKLMSNYFAQTEALMNGKTEAEVLSELKGQSASEDEIKNLLPFKVFEGNKPTTSLLIQKLIPESLGKLIAMYEHKIFVQGIIWNIYSYDQFGVELGKQLAKSILAELQEANSSSQHDASTQNLIAFYNKNY encoded by the coding sequence ATGGCACTAAAAGCAACCAACCCAACCACCACAGAAGCTTGGAAAAAATTACAGGCACATTTTGAAACTATTAAATCGCAGCATTTAAAGGACATGTTTAAAAATGATGCTGAAAGAGCAAATGGTCTTACGGTAAAGTGGGAAGACTTTTTTGTCGATTTCTCTAAAAACAGAATCACAACAGAAACCATCGATTTGTTAATTGAATTAGCAAAAGAGGTGCACCTAAAAAATGCCATTTCAAAATATTTTGATGGCGATGTCATTAATGCCACTGAAGGAAGAGCGGTATTACACACGGCTTTAAGAGCACCAAAAGAAGCTAAGGTTTTAGTTGATGGCGAAAATGTGATTCCTGAAGTGCATGAGGTAAAGAAAAAGATTGAAAATTTCACAAACGCTGTTGTTAGCGGTACTCATAAAGGACATACAGGAAAAGCAATAACAGATGTTGTTAATATCGGAATTGGAGGTTCAGATTTGGGGCCAGCTATGGTGGTAGATTCTCTTCAGTTTTATAAAAATCAGTTGACTACCCATTTCGTAAGTAATGTCGATGGTGACCATTACCAAGAAGTCATTAAAAACTTAAATCCTGAGACCACACTTTTTGTGATTGTATCTAAAACCTTTACAACACAAGAAACCTTAAGCAATGCCAATTCCATTAGAGCTTGGTTTTTAGGATCACAGCCAAAAGAAGCGGTTTCTAAACATTTTGTAGCGGTTTCAACTAACATTGAAAGTGTAAAGAACTTCGGAATCGATGAAGCGAATATTTTCCCAATGAAAGATTGGGTTGGTGGACGATTTTCACTATGGAGTGCCGTTGGGCTTTCTATAAGTTTAGCCTTAGGGCATAAGCATTTTGAGAGCTTATTGGATGGCGCGCACAAAATGGACGAGCATTTTAGAACGACAGATTTCAATGAGAATATTCCAGTAATATCAGCACTATTAACCGTTTGGTATAATAATTTCTTTCAATCGGAAAGCGAAGCCATTATTCCATATACACAATACTTAAATCAGTTTGCTACCTATTTGCAACAAGGCATTATGGAAAGTAATGGTAAAAGTATCGATAGAGCTGGGAACAAAGTAAATTACCAAACAGGTACATTAATTTGGGGTGAGCCAGGAACGAATTCACAACACGCCTTTTTTCAATTGATTCATCAAGGAACTAAATTGATTCCGACTGATTTTATTGGATTTGTTAATTCACTTTACGGAAACAAAGACCATCACGATAAGTTGATGTCCAATTATTTCGCTCAAACAGAAGCCTTGATGAACGGTAAAACAGAAGCAGAGGTTTTATCGGAATTAAAAGGGCAATCAGCGTCCGAAGATGAGATAAAAAACCTTTTACCTTTCAAAGTATTCGAAGGGAACAAACCAACAACCTCACTCTTAATTCAAAAATTAATACCAGAAAGCTTAGGAAAACTCATTGCCATGTACGAACACAAAATTTTTGTACAAGGTATTATTTGGAATATCTATAGTTACGATCAATTTGGTGTTGAGTTAGGGAAACAATTAGCAAAATCTATATTAGCAGAACTTCAGGAAGCTAATTCATCTTCACAACACGACGCGTCTACTCAAAATTTAATAGCATTTTATAATAAGAATTATTAA